A section of the Telopea speciosissima isolate NSW1024214 ecotype Mountain lineage chromosome 3, Tspe_v1, whole genome shotgun sequence genome encodes:
- the LOC122654944 gene encoding putative F-box/LRR-repeat protein 22, with protein sequence MVGLESLTLEIPFVCKSWYKASLNPQCWKILRFPPSLCEDEDSWWYDDGFIGRFMDEYRIQNFSVTGFVKLVVRRSHNSAVAVILPTDCTSEVLELISNQCPSLKYLGFPYDLLSVHHGKLIQELIKISNFVGDKEASAIANILPNIKYLRLKETSLPRESLKIILQGCRELVLLDARNCIGFEAEDDEILKMASHIKTFMFQGSTLGDR encoded by the exons ATGGTGGGATTAGAATCTCTGACATTGGAGATTCCCTTCGTTTGCAAGTCTTGGTACAAAGCCTCCCTCAATCCTCAATGTTGGAAAATACTTCGTTTCCCTCCTTCACTCTGCGAGGACGAGGACTCATGGTGGTACGATGATGGTTTTATCGGAAGATTCATGGACGAGTACCGAATCCAGAATTTTTCTGTCACAGGCTTTGTTAAACTTGTTGTTAGAAGAAGTCATAACTCTGCTGTCGCAGTTATTCTTCCTACTGATTGCACTTCAGAGGTTTTGGAGCTTATATCAAACCA GTGTCCTTCATTGAAATACTTAGGGTTCCCTTACGATCTCTTATCAGTTCATCATGGGAAACTTATCCAAGAACTCATAA aaatttctaattttgttggCGATAAAGAAGCATCAGCTATTGCAAATATACTTCCAAACATCAAGTATTTGAGGCTGAAGGAGACTTCACTACCTCGTGAGAGTCTGAAGATAATATTGCAAGGATGCAGAGAGCTGGTGCTACTTGATGCAAGGAATTGTATTGGTTTTGAAGCTGAAGATGATGAGATATTAAAGATGGCTTCTCACATCAAGACCTTTATGTTTCAGGGTTCAACCTTAGGAGATCGATGA
- the LOC122654945 gene encoding F-box/LRR-repeat protein At3g48880-like → MKKKRRNWAELNTDCLIKVFEMLGSESAGLESLTLDIPFVCKSWYKASLNPQCWKILRFPHALCRDPWVWWEYDGFAQRFMDKYRIQNFSFTGFVKLVVRRSRNSAVTVILPPGCTSEVLELISNECPSLKYLGFPSDLFPFDCELIQELISKCKDLEGLFLGQTHSFQEILIQISLNCKNFSDLSVRGNLGNKEASAIVTLLPKIKYLRLRCTTLPRKSLRMILKGCKELVLLDARNCVGFKAKDKEILKMGSHIKTFMIQGSVVYKSEAGSPCNKNPCLDESDYDDYQ, encoded by the exons atgaagaagaaaaggaggaactGGGCGGAATTGAACACGGATTGTTTGATTAAGGTGTTCGAGATGCTGGGATCAGAATCTGCGGGATTAGAATCTCTAACATTGGACATTCCCTTCGTTTGCAAGTCTTGGTACAAAGCTTCGCTCAATCCTCAATGTTGGAAAATACTTCGGTTCCCTCATGCACTCTGCAGGGATCCATGGGTGTGGTGGGAATATGATGGTTTTGCCCAAAGATTCATGGACAAGTACCGAATCCAGAATTTTTCTTTCACAGGCTTTGTTAAACTTGTTGTTAGACGAAGTCGTAACTCTGCTGTCACCGTTATTCTTCCTCCTGGGTGCACCTCAGAGGTTTTGGAGCTTATATCAAACGA GTGTCCTTCATTGAAATACTTAGGGTTCCCTTCCGATCTCTTCCCATTTGATTGTGAACTTATCCAAGAACTAATAAGTAAATGCAAGGATTTAGAGGGATTATTCTTGGGACAAACTCATTCTTTCCAGGAAATCCTAATTCAAATCAGTCTTAACTGCAAAAATTTCAGTGATTTATCTGTAAGAGGTAATCTTGGCAACAAAGAAGCATCAGCTATTGTAACTTTGCTTCCGAAGATCAAATATTTGAGGTTGAGGTGTACTACACTACCCCGTAAGAGTCTGAGGATGATATTGAAAGGCTGTAAAGAACTGGTGCTACTTGATGCAAGGAATTGCGTTGGTTTTAAGGCTAAAGATAAAGAGATCTTAAAGATGGGTTCTCACATCAAGACCTTTATGATTCAGGGTTCTGTAGTATATAAGAGTGAGGCTGGAAGTCCTTGTAACAAGAATCCCTGTTTAGATGAAAGTGACTATGATGATTATCAGTAA
- the LOC122654946 gene encoding F-box/LRR-repeat protein At3g48880-like codes for MKKKKRNWAELNTDYLIKVFEMLGSESAGLESLTLVIPFVCKSWYKASLNPQCWKILRFPHALYAESWVWWSRGFVYRFMEEYRIQNFSFAGFVKLVVRRSRNSAVTIILPPECTLEVLELISNECPSLKYLGLHEDLFPEHGKLIEGLISKCKDLEGLFLGSTRSFKKILIRISLNCKNFNDLSVRGDIGYKEASAIVRLLPKIKYLRLRWTTLPRMSLKRILKGCKELVLLDARNSGGFKAKDDEILKMASHIKTFMIHGKPSYRNPCIDESEESEESEESEESESD; via the exons atgaagaagaaaaagaggaactGGGCAGAGTTGAACACGGATTATTTGATTAAGGTGTTTGAGATGCTGGGATCAGAATCTGCGGGATTAGAATCTTTGACATTGGTCATTCCCTTCGTTTGCAAGTCTTGGTACAAAGCCTCCCTTAATCCTCAGTGTTGGAAAATACTTCGGTTCCCTCATGCACTCTACGCGGAATCATGGGTGTGGTGGTCCCGTGGTTTTGTGTATAGATTCATGGAAGAGTACCGAATCCAAAATTTTTCTTTCGCAGGCTTTGTTAAACTTGTTGTTAGACGAAGTCGTAACTCTGCTGTCACCATTATTCTTCCTCCTGAGTGCACCTTAGAGGTTTTGGAGCTTATATCAAACGA GTGTCCTTCATTGAAATACTTAGGGTTGCATGAGGATCTCTTTCCAGAACATGGTAAACTTATCGAAGGACTAATAAGTAAATGCAAGGATTTGGAGGGGTTATTCTTGGGATCCACTCGTTCTTTCAAGAAAATCCTTATTCGAATCAGTCTCAACTGCAAAAATTTCAATGATTTATCTGTAAGAGGTGATATTGGCTATAAAGAAGCATCAGCCATTGTAAGATTGCTTCCGAAGATCAAATATTTGAGGCTGAGGTGGACTACACTACCCCGTATGAGTCTGAAGAGGATATTGAAAGGCTGTAAAGAACTGGTGCTACTTGATGCAAGGAATTCGGGTGGGTTTAAAGCTAAAGATGATGAGATATTAAAGATGGCTTCTCACATCAAGACCTTTATGATTCATGGAAAGCCTTCTTACAGGAATCCCTGTATTGATGAAAGTGAAGAAAGTGAAGAAAGTGAAGAAAGTGAAGAAAGTGAAAGTGACTGA
- the LOC122656008 gene encoding molybdopterin synthase catalytic subunit-like, translating to MADEEKTLIEILEEFTPIDVAKYMNFVHSSKSGAIATFSGTTRDTFEGKTVVELRYEAYVPMVIRSVKSICLSARSSWSLDSIAVAHRLGPVPVGETSIFIAISAVHRVDALDACKYLIDEIKALVPIWKKEVYSNGEVWKENSEFLERRSEIGTLPDLGSGCCRVKVKVEEQNTKNCCGSKVKVGANGAPEHVGTNNGDIEENG from the coding sequence ATGGCTGATgaagaaaaaaccctaattgAGATATTGGAGGAGTTTACCCCTATTGACGTTGCCAAATACATGAATTTTGTCCATAGCTCGAAGTCTGGTGCAATTGCTACCTTCTCTGGTACAACACGAGACACCTTTGAAGGTAAAACTGTCGTAGAACTACGGTATGAAGCATATGTACCGATGGTGATACGCAGCGTTAAATCTATCTGTTTGTCTGCTCGATCATCATGGTCTCTTGATTCCATTGCTGTCGCTCATCGTCTGGGACCAGTTCCTGTAGGAGAAACAAGTATTTTCATTGCAATATCAGCAGTCCATAGAGTTGATGCCTTGGATGCATGCAAGTATCTGATCGATGAGATAAAGGCATTGGTTCCAATTTGGAAGAAAGAGGTCTATTCAAATGGAGAAGTTTGGAAGGAGAATTCAGAGTTTTTAGAGAGGAGATCAGAGATTGGGACTCTACCGGATCTTGGTAGTGGGTGTTGCCGGGTTAAGGTTAAAGTAGAGGAACAGAACACCAAGAACTGTTGTGGAAGTAAGGTTAAAGTGGGAGCCAATGGAGCTCCTGAGCATGTTGGTACAAATAATGGAGATATTGAAGAGAATGGATGA